In the Nocardioides marmotae genome, CAGGTTCTCCTCGAAGTTGGCGAGCCGTTCGGGGGTGCAGCGGTTGCTGGTGTCGCGGTCGCAGATGGGCTGCGCCGGGCTCGAGGGCCCGAACCAGAAGAGCAGGAAGATGCTGAGCGAGACGAGGAAGACCACCACCACGCCGGACAAGAGCCGCTTGACCAGGTACGCGAACACGCCAGGTCTCTCCTTCTCTGGGACTTCACAGGGACCTGGGGTGCAGGTCCGCGTCGAGCGGGTGGGGCCCCCGGATCCCGGAGGCCCCACCCTTGGTCGATCAGCTCACGATGGAGCGGTCAGGACCGGACGTCACTTGGCGACGTACAGGTCCTTGTAGTTCGGAGCACCCAGGGCACCGTCGCCGGTCGGGTTCCCGATCTTCTCGCCGAAGGCGAAGAGGTCGTTGCGGAACGCGGTCGGGATGATCGGGAAGTACTCGGTGGAGATCTCCTCGTCGAGGGAGCCCCAGGCGTCAGCCTGCTCCTCGAGCGGGAGCTCGTTGATGGCGTCCATCTCCGCGTCGATCGCCGGCTCGGAGAACAGCGCGGTGTTGTACGTCGCACCCGTGCGCAGCAGCGCCGGGAGCATGGTGGAGCCGGACGGCCAGTCCGAGCACCAGTTCACGCCACGCAGGTTCAGGCGCTTGTTGATGTTGTTGCTCGGGTCGGTCCAGATCGTGTACAGCGAGGTCTCGATCGGGACCGGGATCGCGGTGACCTTGAAGCCGGACTCCTCGAGACCCGCCTCGAGCTGCTCCTGGGCGGCCTCGGTGGTCGGGGTGCCCTCGTTGTAGGCCATGGTGATCTCGAACTCGCCCGGCTCGTAGCCGGCCTCGCTCAGGAGCTCCTTCGCCTTCTCGGGGTTGTACGTGAACTGCTCCCCGTCGACGTTGTACTCCTTCTTGCCCGCCATGCCCGGAGGCATGATCGAGTTCGCCGGGACGCGGGTCACGCCGGGCACCTCGCCCGAGGCGAGCCAGGCGTCCTCGTAGCGGTAGGCGTAGGCGAGCGCCTTGCGGACGTTGATGTCGGTGATCTTGGTGTAGTCCGGGGCCCAGAAGCTGGTGCACTGGGCGGACTGCTGGACCAGGCGGTCACCGAGCTTCTCGGTGGCGTCGGCGTAGTTCGACGACGACAGCGAGGCCGAGAGCGAGGTCTGCGACTGGGCGTTGCCGCTCAGCATGATCTGGTCGACCTGGGTCGGGTCGGCGGAGAACTTGAAGACCCACTTGTCCGGGTACTGGTGGCGGGCCGGGTCGCTCTCGGGCACCCACTGGTCGTTGCGGACCAGGACGAGCTCCTCGCTCGGGCGGAAGGACTCGACCTTGTAGGGGCCGGTCGAGAGCGGCTTGCGACCGTACTCCGGCGGCTCGGAGGCGTCGCCCAGCGGAGCCGGGCCCATCGCCATGAACGCGCCCCAGTAGTCCATGTCCGGGAACGGCTTGGCCATCTTGATGGTGACCGTGCGCGCGTCGTTGTCGAAGGTGATCGCGTCGTAGGCGTCGGACTTCTTGGCGTCGGTGTAGGGACCCTTGTACTTGTCCGCACCGGCGAAGAAGTTCACCGAGTAC is a window encoding:
- a CDS encoding ABC transporter substrate-binding protein, whose amino-acid sequence is MRRTKPLAIVACAALLSLAACGGGGSDDDTPGADKSFRNADTDIAKDAELQGPAEPIEGASEGGTVTVYLPDDPGPEDLDPTNGWSVTGNSIQQALTHRSLTQYKRTEDGTMILVPDLAEDLGTPNDDFTEWTFTIREDASWETGDPITAEEVAFGIERSLDSAAFPSGPGTEYSVNFFAGADKYKGPYTDAKKSDAYDAITFDNDARTVTIKMAKPFPDMDYWGAFMAMGPAPLGDASEPPEYGRKPLSTGPYKVESFRPSEELVLVRNDQWVPESDPARHQYPDKWVFKFSADPTQVDQIMLSGNAQSQTSLSASLSSSNYADATEKLGDRLVQQSAQCTSFWAPDYTKITDINVRKALAYAYRYEDAWLASGEVPGVTRVPANSIMPPGMAGKKEYNVDGEQFTYNPEKAKELLSEAGYEPGEFEITMAYNEGTPTTEAAQEQLEAGLEESGFKVTAIPVPIETSLYTIWTDPSNNINKRLNLRGVNWCSDWPSGSTMLPALLRTGATYNTALFSEPAIDAEMDAINELPLEEQADAWGSLDEEISTEYFPIIPTAFRNDLFAFGEKIGNPTGDGALGAPNYKDLYVAK